The following proteins are co-located in the Pedobacter sp. FW305-3-2-15-E-R2A2 genome:
- a CDS encoding prolyl oligopeptidase family serine peptidase has product MKIKHYLSIGTFSMICGMNLSVHAQKRELAPFSPTAGEMTNTYQQASLMDTAARKIAVNTDITPHWNPDKKSFWYRKNLDGKNWEYVYVDATAGKRRQAFDHSRLAAALEQLQGKPMSAARLRISDMFFRNSGSKLVLKTGNQWLETDLKSYGLKETKDTTGLAYNPKADLQRTRSRWEGLRSVLFSPDGKTSLSLKSGNVFLKDKKTGQEFQLTQDGTEDGPYGEFSWSPDSKTIIGHKIYPKKIKEVYYVLSSVPGTSRGQLKSHEYAQPGDAFTSYEPFIFNVATKKRIKVDTAPIDFFGPQPLQWRLGDNRYFTYEQVDRGHQRFRVIEVDTQTGKTKNIIDEQTNTFIYENRIYTHYLPESNEMIWTSEQAGYRHIYLVNTITGKQQQVTRGNWVVRDVDSIDVAKREIWYSASGKNAAEDPYFIHYYRVGFDGKHQLELSPEKGTHRLSYAPDRTFFIDTYSEVNVAPVTLLKRTSDGKTILEMERGDTKAFSEAGLRLPEVFVAKARDGQTDIWGIICRPSKMDSSKTYPVIEYIYAGPQDSFVPKSFTPYSELQSMAELGFIVVQMDGMGTANRSKAFHDICWKNLADAGFPDRILWMQAMAKKYPNADISRVGIYGTSAGGQNSTGALLFHPEFYKAAVSACGCHDNRVDKQWWNEQWMGYPVAAHYEQQSNVTNAAKLQGNLLLIVGEADENVPPESTFRMADALIKANKDFDFLCVPGMGHSDGGSYGRRRKRDFFVKHLLHAEPPLRNVTAGPAK; this is encoded by the coding sequence ATGAAAATAAAACATTACCTGAGCATCGGTACTTTCAGCATGATTTGCGGAATGAACCTATCGGTGCATGCCCAAAAAAGAGAACTGGCCCCATTTAGTCCTACAGCGGGAGAAATGACCAACACATATCAACAAGCCAGCCTTATGGATACTGCAGCAAGAAAAATTGCAGTTAATACAGATATTACACCGCATTGGAATCCGGATAAAAAGAGCTTCTGGTACAGAAAAAATCTGGACGGCAAGAATTGGGAATATGTCTACGTGGATGCCACTGCAGGCAAGCGCCGCCAGGCATTTGACCATAGCCGGCTTGCAGCAGCTTTGGAGCAGTTGCAAGGAAAGCCGATGTCTGCTGCCCGTTTAAGGATCAGTGATATGTTTTTCCGGAATTCAGGAAGCAAGCTTGTACTTAAAACCGGTAATCAATGGCTGGAGACTGATCTTAAAAGCTATGGATTGAAAGAAACGAAGGATACTACCGGCCTGGCCTATAATCCTAAAGCTGATTTACAGCGAACACGGTCGAGATGGGAGGGCCTGCGTTCCGTTTTGTTTTCGCCGGATGGGAAAACAAGTTTGTCGCTGAAGTCGGGAAATGTTTTTCTGAAAGACAAAAAGACCGGACAGGAGTTTCAGCTTACGCAGGACGGAACTGAAGATGGTCCTTATGGCGAGTTCAGCTGGTCGCCGGACAGCAAGACGATCATTGGCCACAAAATTTATCCGAAGAAAATTAAAGAGGTTTATTACGTTCTTAGCTCAGTTCCCGGCACCAGCCGTGGTCAGCTGAAATCCCATGAGTATGCCCAACCTGGTGATGCTTTTACCAGTTATGAACCTTTTATTTTTAATGTAGCTACAAAAAAGCGCATTAAGGTAGATACAGCACCAATTGATTTCTTTGGCCCGCAGCCATTGCAATGGAGGCTTGGTGACAACCGTTATTTTACCTATGAGCAGGTAGATCGCGGGCACCAGCGTTTTCGTGTAATAGAAGTAGATACGCAAACCGGGAAAACAAAAAATATCATAGATGAGCAGACAAACACCTTTATTTATGAAAACCGGATATACACCCATTACCTGCCGGAAAGTAATGAAATGATCTGGACCAGTGAACAGGCAGGTTACCGACATATCTACCTGGTCAACACCATTACCGGGAAGCAGCAGCAGGTAACCAGAGGAAATTGGGTCGTACGGGATGTGGATAGCATTGACGTCGCCAAAAGAGAGATCTGGTATAGTGCCAGTGGGAAAAATGCAGCGGAAGATCCCTATTTTATCCATTATTACAGGGTGGGATTTGATGGAAAGCACCAACTGGAACTTAGTCCGGAAAAAGGGACCCATCGGCTATCGTATGCTCCCGACAGAACGTTTTTTATAGATACTTATTCGGAGGTGAACGTAGCCCCTGTAACACTGTTGAAAAGAACTTCGGACGGAAAAACTATCCTGGAAATGGAGCGGGGAGATACCAAGGCTTTCAGCGAGGCAGGACTTCGGTTGCCGGAAGTGTTTGTGGCAAAAGCAAGAGATGGTCAGACGGACATCTGGGGAATCATCTGCCGGCCTTCAAAAATGGATAGTTCAAAAACCTATCCGGTGATCGAATACATTTATGCGGGTCCACAGGATAGTTTTGTGCCTAAAAGCTTTACACCGTACAGTGAGCTGCAAAGCATGGCTGAGCTGGGTTTTATCGTAGTACAGATGGACGGAATGGGAACGGCAAACCGCTCTAAGGCTTTTCATGACATATGCTGGAAAAATCTGGCCGATGCCGGCTTTCCGGACCGCATTTTATGGATGCAGGCCATGGCCAAAAAATATCCCAATGCCGACATTAGCCGTGTAGGCATTTATGGTACATCTGCAGGTGGACAAAATTCAACAGGTGCGCTACTGTTTCATCCCGAATTTTACAAGGCTGCTGTTTCTGCCTGCGGATGTCATGATAACCGCGTGGATAAACAATGGTGGAACGAGCAATGGATGGGTTATCCGGTGGCTGCTCATTATGAACAGCAATCGAATGTTACCAATGCAGCAAAGCTACAAGGAAACCTACTACTGATTGTTGGGGAGGCAGACGAAAATGTTCCTCCTGAATCCACCTTCAGAATGGCCGATGCCTTAATTAAGGCGAATAAGGATTTTGATTTTCTATGTGTCCCTGGAATGGGACATAGTGATGGTGGCAGTTATGGCCGTCGCCGTAAAAGAGATTTTTTTGTCAAACATTTACTTCATGCAGAACCGCCCTTACGAAATGTAACTGCCGGGCCTGCCAAATAA
- a CDS encoding peptidase M61: protein MTKIKIWFAMAVMMAWSFTVFAKNKGIQFTVAIENPQSHYYQVEMRCVGFQKDKLNFKLPAWTPGYYWMMNFAKNVVKFRVRTAGGKELNWKKVDKNNWEVKTGRAEELIVSYDVFANTASVADPFLDESHAYISPAGVFMHIDGELDEPAEIALKFDNKWTKVSTGLDELTGKLNTYRAEDFDTLYDSPIYIGNQETMTFNVKGIRHTLAIANTKAFDTARLVADLKKIVTAATDIMVEIPYQHYTFIIMGPGQGGLEHRNSTAVFSSPGYMMETKAAYNGWLSFLAHEYFHLYNIKAIRPLALGPFNYDKENLTRMLWVSEGFTVYYEYIVLYRAGLLSKEEFLDAISAVIRNYENVPGSLVQSATESSFDTWIQFFNRNENASKTTISYYDKGCALAFLLDLKIRQASNSSKSLDDVMRRLYKDFYLDKKRGFTDDEFKHICEEIAGTSLSELFNYASSVDRIDYQKYLDTGGFTIDLSPLPDQGLGTDGFLKRNYQIHLNKGADFFRL, encoded by the coding sequence ATGACTAAGATAAAAATTTGGTTTGCCATGGCCGTTATGATGGCCTGGTCTTTTACCGTTTTCGCGAAGAATAAGGGGATTCAATTTACGGTAGCTATAGAAAACCCACAATCTCATTACTATCAGGTGGAAATGCGTTGCGTTGGTTTTCAAAAAGATAAGTTGAATTTTAAACTGCCGGCCTGGACTCCTGGTTACTATTGGATGATGAATTTTGCAAAGAACGTCGTTAAGTTCCGGGTAAGGACTGCGGGAGGAAAGGAGCTGAATTGGAAGAAGGTCGATAAAAACAACTGGGAGGTAAAAACCGGGCGGGCAGAGGAGCTGATCGTTTCGTATGATGTTTTTGCAAATACCGCTTCCGTTGCCGATCCTTTTCTGGATGAAAGTCATGCGTATATTTCTCCGGCAGGCGTTTTTATGCATATCGACGGCGAGCTTGATGAACCTGCAGAGATCGCATTGAAATTTGATAATAAGTGGACTAAGGTTTCTACTGGACTGGATGAGCTGACCGGCAAGTTGAATACTTATCGGGCGGAGGATTTTGATACGCTCTACGATAGCCCAATCTATATTGGAAACCAGGAAACAATGACTTTTAACGTAAAAGGGATCAGGCATACGCTGGCGATTGCTAATACAAAGGCTTTTGATACTGCGCGTCTGGTGGCGGACTTAAAAAAGATAGTGACCGCAGCGACTGATATCATGGTTGAAATCCCTTATCAGCATTATACTTTTATCATTATGGGGCCGGGACAGGGGGGATTGGAACATCGCAATTCTACAGCTGTTTTCTCTTCCCCCGGGTATATGATGGAAACGAAAGCGGCTTATAACGGATGGCTGTCTTTTCTTGCCCATGAGTATTTTCACCTGTACAACATTAAGGCCATCAGGCCACTGGCTTTAGGTCCTTTCAATTACGATAAAGAGAACCTGACCAGGATGTTATGGGTGTCGGAAGGTTTTACAGTATATTACGAGTATATCGTGTTGTATAGGGCCGGCTTATTGAGTAAAGAAGAATTTCTGGATGCGATCAGTGCGGTGATCCGAAACTATGAGAATGTTCCAGGAAGTTTGGTGCAGTCGGCAACCGAATCCAGTTTTGATACCTGGATCCAATTTTTTAACAGGAATGAAAATGCATCCAAAACTACCATTTCTTATTATGATAAAGGTTGTGCGCTGGCTTTTTTACTGGATCTGAAGATCAGGCAGGCCTCCAATTCATCAAAGTCACTGGACGATGTAATGCGCAGGTTATATAAAGATTTTTACCTGGATAAAAAGCGGGGTTTTACCGATGATGAATTTAAACACATTTGTGAGGAAATAGCCGGCACATCGCTTTCGGAATTGTTTAATTATGCTTCCAGTGTAGATCGGATTGATTATCAAAAATACTTAGATACCGGAGGTTTTACTATTGACTTGAGTCCCTTGCCTGATCAGGGATTGGGTACTGATGGCTTTTTAAAACGGAATTACCAGATCCATTTAAATAAAGGAGCTGATTTTTTTAGACTTTAG
- a CDS encoding beta-L-arabinofuranosidase domain-containing protein encodes MYKVFLRAILFVAVLTQGMNAAQAQNGDQILDGIGETGMIARYVLDGDVKDWSRNNLHAKFQGAEVKFINDSRFGKVLSLSGNSNSFVTIPGEALTDIESLSISGWINLRSKQPGQRFFDFGKDVNKHFFTAPVGTSTREGNQASITTGKGNHNEAVSPAIELNRWVHLAIVIDVPSKSITAYVDGKPVAEAKTIPMELTAIFGQHPGEKLLYIGKSLLPGDPYLNAMIHDFRIYRVPLSRRQVAGIYNNSQSGANQSSVNTTGKPEDDLPHFSKTEAQLYNRYLIQVSDVELETMVGNLPRLPAYVQGTYEKGRTGPKVRVLWPSPTDNTTVLKPGSYTITGRVAGTDFQPKAFVTIKESKKSTTPVSKLQAFDLDQVALKTDAHGHETKFVENRDKFIRTLATTDPNSFLYMFRHAFGRKQPEGAQPLGVWDSQDTKLRGHATGHYLTAIAQAYAGTGYDKVLQANFSKKMEYMIDALYELSQLSGKPKKTGDTYVYDPRAVPHGPGKSDFDSDLTDAGIRTDYWNWGKGFLSAYPPDQFIMLENGAKYGGQKNQVWAPYYTLHKILAGLMDIYEVSGNKKALEIATGMSDWVYARLSQLPTETRIRMWNTYIAGEFGGMNEVMARLYRITGQPNYLKTAQLFDNIKVFFGDTAHTQGLAKNVDNFRGLHANQHIPQIVGSIEMYSVSKNPEYYKIADNFWYKTINDYMYSIGGVAGARNPANAECFISQPATLYENGFSEGGQNETCATYNMLKLTSDLFLFDQRAELMDYYERGLYNHILASVAENSPANTYHVPLRPGSIKQFGNADMTGFTCCNGTAIESSTKLQNSIYFKSKDNQALYVNLYIPSTLKWAERNVTVEQATNFPKEDQTRLTIKGNGKFDVNVRVPGWATKGFFVTINGVAQKLQAEPGSYLKLSRKWKDGDVIELKMPFQFHLDPVMDQQNIASLFYGPILLAAQEPEARKEWRKVTLDSEDIGKSIKGDPKQLEFRIDDVVFKPFYQTYGRHSVYLDVTLK; translated from the coding sequence ATGTACAAAGTATTCTTGCGTGCCATCTTGTTTGTTGCTGTTTTGACCCAGGGTATGAACGCCGCTCAGGCGCAAAATGGAGACCAGATATTAGACGGGATCGGTGAAACCGGAATGATTGCCCGCTATGTGCTTGACGGAGATGTTAAAGACTGGTCCCGAAATAATTTGCATGCCAAATTTCAAGGTGCCGAGGTCAAATTTATCAATGACAGTCGGTTTGGAAAAGTATTGTCCCTCTCCGGAAATAGCAATTCCTTTGTTACGATCCCGGGCGAAGCACTAACAGATATAGAATCGCTCAGCATATCAGGATGGATAAACTTGCGTTCAAAGCAACCTGGCCAGCGCTTTTTTGATTTCGGAAAGGACGTCAACAAACATTTTTTTACAGCTCCCGTTGGTACCAGTACCCGGGAAGGTAATCAGGCATCAATAACAACAGGAAAAGGCAATCATAACGAAGCGGTTTCTCCTGCGATAGAATTGAATAGATGGGTACATCTTGCCATAGTAATAGACGTTCCATCAAAATCGATAACGGCTTATGTAGATGGTAAACCGGTGGCTGAAGCTAAGACCATTCCCATGGAGCTAACAGCCATATTCGGTCAGCATCCAGGAGAAAAATTGCTCTATATCGGAAAATCGCTCTTGCCGGGAGACCCCTATCTGAATGCCATGATACATGATTTTCGCATTTACCGTGTTCCCTTAAGCAGAAGACAGGTGGCCGGAATTTATAACAATTCTCAAAGTGGTGCCAATCAAAGTTCGGTAAATACTACCGGGAAGCCTGAAGATGATCTTCCACATTTTTCTAAAACTGAAGCACAACTTTATAACCGTTATTTGATACAGGTATCTGATGTAGAATTAGAAACAATGGTAGGCAATTTGCCACGGTTACCTGCTTACGTACAGGGAACTTACGAGAAAGGAAGGACAGGCCCAAAAGTGCGTGTGCTCTGGCCTTCTCCTACCGACAACACCACTGTGCTTAAGCCTGGAAGCTATACCATTACCGGGCGTGTTGCGGGAACAGATTTTCAACCAAAAGCGTTTGTCACCATAAAGGAGTCAAAAAAATCAACTACACCAGTTTCAAAGCTGCAGGCATTTGACCTGGACCAGGTTGCGCTGAAAACTGATGCCCATGGCCATGAAACCAAATTTGTTGAAAACCGCGATAAGTTTATCAGAACATTAGCTACCACAGATCCAAACTCCTTTCTCTATATGTTCCGCCATGCCTTTGGCCGGAAACAACCTGAAGGAGCACAGCCTTTGGGGGTATGGGATAGTCAGGATACGAAACTAAGGGGCCATGCCACCGGTCACTACCTTACGGCAATTGCACAAGCCTATGCCGGCACCGGGTATGATAAGGTACTTCAGGCCAATTTCTCCAAAAAAATGGAGTATATGATTGACGCCCTTTACGAGCTGTCACAATTATCCGGAAAACCAAAAAAAACAGGTGATACCTATGTGTATGATCCAAGGGCCGTACCGCATGGTCCCGGCAAATCAGATTTTGATTCGGATCTTACTGATGCGGGCATCCGCACCGATTATTGGAACTGGGGAAAAGGATTCCTCAGCGCTTACCCTCCCGACCAGTTTATCATGTTAGAAAACGGAGCCAAGTACGGCGGACAGAAGAACCAGGTTTGGGCACCGTATTATACCTTGCATAAAATTTTAGCTGGTTTAATGGATATATATGAAGTAAGCGGCAACAAAAAAGCACTTGAAATCGCTACCGGTATGAGTGATTGGGTATATGCCCGCCTGAGTCAGCTGCCAACAGAAACGAGAATAAGAATGTGGAATACCTATATTGCCGGTGAATTTGGAGGCATGAATGAGGTAATGGCCCGTCTGTATAGGATTACTGGTCAACCGAATTACCTGAAAACCGCCCAATTATTTGATAACATCAAAGTGTTTTTTGGCGATACGGCACACACACAGGGCCTGGCCAAAAATGTAGATAATTTCCGTGGATTGCATGCCAACCAACATATCCCTCAAATTGTAGGAAGTATTGAAATGTACAGTGTCTCCAAAAATCCGGAATATTATAAAATTGCCGATAATTTCTGGTATAAAACCATCAACGATTATATGTACAGCATTGGTGGCGTTGCAGGTGCACGTAATCCCGCCAACGCAGAATGTTTCATCAGCCAACCTGCAACATTATATGAAAATGGCTTTTCTGAAGGAGGACAGAACGAAACCTGCGCTACTTATAATATGCTAAAATTGACAAGTGACCTGTTTCTCTTCGATCAGCGGGCAGAGTTAATGGACTATTACGAGCGTGGATTGTACAACCATATCCTGGCTTCCGTAGCTGAGAATAGTCCTGCAAACACCTATCACGTACCACTCAGACCGGGATCGATCAAACAATTTGGCAATGCGGATATGACTGGTTTTACCTGTTGCAACGGTACAGCAATAGAAAGCAGTACCAAGCTTCAAAATTCAATTTACTTTAAAAGTAAGGACAACCAGGCGCTTTACGTCAATCTATACATACCCTCAACGCTAAAATGGGCAGAACGAAACGTGACGGTGGAACAGGCCACAAATTTCCCAAAAGAAGACCAAACCCGTCTGACCATTAAGGGAAATGGAAAATTTGATGTCAACGTGCGTGTACCAGGCTGGGCTACCAAAGGATTTTTTGTGACGATCAATGGGGTAGCACAAAAGCTTCAGGCTGAACCGGGCAGTTATTTAAAATTAAGCCGCAAATGGAAAGATGGTGATGTCATCGAATTAAAAATGCCTTTCCAGTTTCACCTGGATCCAGTTATGGACCAGCAGAACATCGCCAGTCTGTTTTACGGACCAATATTACTGGCCGCTCAGGAGCCGGAAGCAAGAAAAGAATGGCGCAAAGTAACGCTGGATTCGGAAGATATAGGCAAATCAATTAAAGGTGATCCAAAGCAGTTAGAATTCAGAATTGATGATGTGGTTTTTAAACCATTTTATCAAACATACGGACGTCATTCTGTTTACCTGGATGTGACGTTAAAATAG
- a CDS encoding RNA polymerase sigma factor, protein MLDNSKEQQDFFTKIVKENQASIYRICRAYLYDVSYAEDLYQEILYQIWKSIKSFKGNSKASTWIYRIAVNTAIGFNLKNSRHEHQPILDSLQMPDIDSISEKEEQEKQLIDLRYSISQLAAQDRLIISLVLEKKSYKEIAEITGASMSNTGVRINRIKDRLLQLMNKKKHE, encoded by the coding sequence ATGCTGGACAATAGCAAGGAGCAACAAGATTTTTTCACCAAAATTGTAAAAGAAAATCAGGCTAGCATTTACAGGATTTGTCGCGCCTATCTATATGACGTTTCTTATGCTGAAGACCTCTACCAGGAGATACTTTACCAAATATGGAAGAGCATAAAGAGCTTTAAAGGCAATTCTAAAGCTAGTACCTGGATCTACAGGATTGCGGTCAATACCGCAATTGGTTTTAATTTGAAAAATAGCCGGCATGAGCATCAGCCCATTTTGGATTCATTGCAAATGCCGGATATAGATTCTATTTCCGAAAAGGAAGAACAGGAAAAGCAATTAATTGACCTACGCTATAGCATCAGTCAACTGGCAGCACAGGACCGCCTGATCATATCTCTGGTTTTGGAAAAAAAAAGCTATAAGGAAATCGCAGAGATAACAGGAGCAAGTATGTCCAACACTGGCGTACGAATAAATCGAATTAAAGATCGCCTTCTTCAACTAATGAATAAAAAAAAACATGAATAG
- a CDS encoding RagB/SusD family nutrient uptake outer membrane protein: MKKLSIYIAVLLILTSASSCKKFLDLKPVSVSTDETFWKNESDANSSVAGGYALLRKSLTASGGLAFYAYGDLPADEYTTGEYRFADVANMNWSISVPAAETGDRMMLLRRYDTFYSAINQANRCIEKIPNIPTSDFTSAEVKNNLIGEAYFLRAFEYFFMARVWGDVPLLTSTGNPIEQVDLPRTPQEKVLEQCIKDVNTAISLLSWNYTSANNRAVRANKGAAYALLAHIYAWKGDYANCNIAANAVIDQNFYTMLNREDFLNIFKGKSTEGIFEISQSEANEGVLEGISTYTLKTPYLTTRTGNAIFTLNQLTLTELYNNNMDDLRFSKSFALLSTTDPICIKYANITYNSGQNVVTAVAHNNLIIFRLADILLLKAEALAAQSQFGPARTILDDIRSKAGLTAWTGTDAELFDGIIAERGRELFLEGHRYYDLIRLARKTGLSKFGAKMAMAEITAGKNYWPFDPALININKKLTQTPFWSSKM, from the coding sequence ATGAAAAAACTATCCATTTATATCGCTGTGCTCCTGATCCTGACCAGCGCATCTTCCTGTAAAAAATTCCTTGACCTGAAACCAGTCAGTGTATCTACTGATGAAACCTTCTGGAAGAATGAAAGTGATGCCAACAGTTCTGTGGCAGGTGGCTATGCTTTGTTACGCAAATCACTTACGGCATCGGGCGGACTTGCTTTTTATGCATACGGAGACCTGCCAGCAGATGAATACACCACCGGTGAATACCGCTTTGCAGACGTAGCCAACATGAACTGGTCTATTTCGGTACCTGCCGCTGAAACCGGCGACCGGATGATGTTACTGAGAAGATATGACACTTTTTACAGCGCCATTAACCAGGCAAACCGCTGTATCGAAAAGATCCCGAACATACCGACTTCAGATTTTACTTCTGCGGAAGTTAAAAACAACCTCATCGGAGAAGCATATTTCCTGAGAGCCTTTGAATATTTTTTCATGGCAAGGGTCTGGGGTGATGTTCCGCTGCTGACCAGTACCGGCAATCCTATTGAACAGGTTGACCTGCCGCGAACACCACAGGAAAAGGTGCTGGAACAATGTATTAAAGATGTGAACACCGCAATAAGTTTATTGAGCTGGAATTATACCTCCGCAAATAATCGGGCGGTAAGAGCCAATAAGGGTGCAGCTTATGCCCTTCTGGCACACATCTATGCCTGGAAAGGAGATTATGCCAATTGCAACATCGCCGCCAATGCCGTAATTGACCAAAACTTTTACACAATGCTGAACAGGGAAGATTTTCTTAACATCTTCAAAGGAAAATCCACCGAAGGTATTTTTGAAATTTCACAGAGCGAAGCAAATGAAGGTGTACTGGAAGGAATTTCCACCTATACCTTAAAAACACCCTACTTAACAACCCGGACAGGAAACGCCATCTTCACGCTGAATCAGCTCACCCTGACAGAATTGTATAACAACAATATGGACGACCTGCGGTTCAGCAAAAGCTTTGCCCTGCTCAGTACCACAGACCCGATCTGCATCAAATATGCCAACATCACCTACAATTCAGGACAAAATGTAGTTACCGCCGTTGCGCACAATAACCTGATTATATTCCGGTTGGCAGACATCCTGTTGCTGAAAGCGGAAGCTTTAGCCGCACAAAGCCAATTTGGTCCTGCAAGGACCATCCTGGATGACATCAGGAGCAAAGCGGGTTTGACAGCATGGACTGGTACGGACGCAGAACTGTTCGATGGCATCATTGCAGAACGTGGCAGGGAGCTCTTCCTGGAGGGGCATCGCTATTATGACCTGATCCGCCTGGCCCGTAAAACCGGCCTGTCAAAATTTGGTGCAAAAATGGCCATGGCGGAGATTACCGCCGGAAAGAACTACTGGCCTTTTGATCCGGCATTGATAAATATCAATAAAAAATTAACTCAAACCCCATTCTGGAGTTCTAAAATGTAA